The following is a genomic window from Flavobacteriales bacterium.
CGGGGCTCGTGGTGGCAGCCACCGGGGCCAGCGGCTGCCTCACCTTCGAATTCACGTCGGACGGTGCCGGTGTGGACCTCGGCTGGGTGGCGCAGATCCTCTGCGACCAACCCTGCGACGAGCCCACGGCCGTGATCGCACCGCTGGTCGCCGATCCGTTGAAGATCTGCCCGGGGGATGCCGTGACCTTCGATGCCGCCGGCTCCTTCGCGGCACCGGGCCGGTTCCTCACCACCTACCTCTGGGAGTTCGGCGATGGGACCACCGGCAGTTCGGCGCAGGAGGTGCATGTGTTTCCCGCCCCGGGAGAGTACACGGTGACCCTGACGGTGACCGACGATATCGGTTGCGTGAGCGTGAACTACGAGGACGTCAGGATCCGCGTGGGCACGGTGCCCGACCTTGATGTGAGCCTCAACCCGGCCACCATCTGCGACGGGGAGACCGCTACCTTGGTGGGAGCGGCACAAGGCACGGTATGGACGAACGTGCCGCAGCCCTTTGTGGATGGGCTCACGGTGCTTCCGGACGGAAGTGGCGTATCCTATTCGGCCGGGGTGAACATCAGCGGCTTTCCGACCGGAACGCAGATCACGACCGGCACGGACATCACCCAAGTGTGCCTGGTGATGGAACATTCCTATATCGGCGACCTGTCCGTGACGCTGACCTGCCCCAACGGGACGCAGGTCACGCTGTTCGACGAGTACAACCTGGGGATGGGCCCTGGGAACACCTTTCTGGGCGACCCGATCGATCCGGGTACGGGCACCCCGGGCAACGGTTGGCAGTATTGCTTCAGTACCGCAGGCGTTTTCGGCCCGTTCTCGATCGAGAACGCCGCAGGCAACTACACGCTCTCGACCATCAACCCGGGCAACAGCATGACCCCGGGCAGCTACACCTCGGAGGACCCCTTCACCGACTTCGTGGGCTGCGACCTGAACGGCACCTGGACCTTGACCATCACGGACAATCTGCTGGCGGATGACGGGTTCATCTTCAGCTGGTGGATCGATGTGGACCCAACGCTGTACCCCGCGGTGGTGGATTTCACCCCGACCTACGGGGCCGGGTGCGACAGCACGTACTGGTCAGGGCCCGACATCGTGTGGAACGGTCCGGGATGTGATTCCGTGCAGGTGGCTCCCGGCATTCCCGGCAGTTACGACTACGTGTACACGGTGACCGACGACCATGGCTGCACCTACGATACGACGTTGACGCTTGTGGTGACCCCCTCGCCCACCATTGACGCCACGGCCACCCTGAGCGCCTCGTGCAGTGATCCGGTGCAGCTGGATGTGGACCTGTTGCCTCCGTTGGCACCTGGCGTGCTGGTCTACCAATGGTCGCCGCCGGCAGGTCTCACCAACCCCAATATCCGCGACCCCCTGGCCGCCCCAGCGGTGCCCACTTGGTATGTGGTGAACGTCTTCATCAACGGCCATCCGCTGTGCGCTGCCATCGACAGCGTTCTGGTGAACCCGATCACGGTGCTGCAGAACGACAGCGTGGTGACCGATGCGGTGTGCAACGGTGATGCCGGCACGATCCAGGTGATCACCTTGGGCACCGGTGGTCCATGGGACTACACCTGGACGGATGCGGCGAACAACACCGTGCTGTCCATCCTGGGTGCGAACGGAAGCAGCTTCAACGGACCGGCCGGCACCTACACGGTGGTGATCGCCGAAGGCGCCAACGGCAACGGCTGCAGCGATACGCTCACTGCCACCATCGCCGAGCCACCACCGGTGACGATCGCGCTGATCGGCAACGACACCACCATCTGCAGGACCGGCACGGCGGTGCTGAACGCGGTGGCGGGAGGAGGGTCCGGTGGCGTGCAGCAGGTCTGGACGAACGGTCCGGTCGGCAATGGACCACACTTGGTGAGCCCGGCCACGAACACCACCTACGCGGTGCACGCCGTGGATGGCAGCGGGTGCAGTTCGGACACCTTGGAGGTGACCGTGAGCCTGCTGCCCTTCCTCAATTTCAGCCTTCCCGACACGGTGGTCACCTGTCCGGAGGTGCCTGTGGGCCTGGCGGCAGCGGGTGTGCTGGGCGGCGATGGGGCCTACACCTACGACTGGGGCAACGGCCCCGGTCCGCTTCCCACCGACACCGTGATCCTCACCACCTCGCAGACCATCTGCATGACCTTGCGCGATGGGTGCGAGACCCCGGCGCTGACCCGGTGCACGGTGGTGGAGGTGACCCCGATCCCACCACTGGTGCTCTATGCGGACAGCACCCTGGGCTG
Proteins encoded in this region:
- a CDS encoding PKD domain-containing protein; protein product: MLLALCVSLVVGLPEAQAQPVVLMNDGADSLCNASFFDSGYNGDYGNGEYSVLTFCPGILGAFSQVAFLQFQLGPGDQLNVYDGPNTGSPLLVSGTGTSLSGLVVAATGASGCLTFEFTSDGAGVDLGWVAQILCDQPCDEPTAVIAPLVADPLKICPGDAVTFDAAGSFAAPGRFLTTYLWEFGDGTTGSSAQEVHVFPAPGEYTVTLTVTDDIGCVSVNYEDVRIRVGTVPDLDVSLNPATICDGETATLVGAAQGTVWTNVPQPFVDGLTVLPDGSGVSYSAGVNISGFPTGTQITTGTDITQVCLVMEHSYIGDLSVTLTCPNGTQVTLFDEYNLGMGPGNTFLGDPIDPGTGTPGNGWQYCFSTAGVFGPFSIENAAGNYTLSTINPGNSMTPGSYTSEDPFTDFVGCDLNGTWTLTITDNLLADDGFIFSWWIDVDPTLYPAVVDFTPTYGAGCDSTYWSGPDIVWNGPGCDSVQVAPGIPGSYDYVYTVTDDHGCTYDTTLTLVVTPSPTIDATATLSASCSDPVQLDVDLLPPLAPGVLVYQWSPPAGLTNPNIRDPLAAPAVPTWYVVNVFINGHPLCAAIDSVLVNPITVLQNDSVVTDAVCNGDAGTIQVITLGTGGPWDYTWTDAANNTVLSILGANGSSFNGPAGTYTVVIAEGANGNGCSDTLTATIAEPPPVTIALIGNDTTICRTGTAVLNAVAGGGSGGVQQVWTNGPVGNGPHLVSPATNTTYAVHAVDGSGCSSDTLEVTVSLLPFLNFSLPDTVVTCPEVPVGLAAAGVLGGDGAYTYDWGNGPGPLPTDTVILTTSQTICMTLRDGCETPALTRCTVVEVTPIPPLVLYADSTLGCEPFAVWFTVEDTTGAAQVEWDFGDGVTVDGPPEVGHAYGDPGGFDVTAIVTWPNGCTDTTTIVDMITVLALPQALFSWTPQPPTVLWPHVQFHEESADNAVTFDWDFGGLGSSTEPDPLFTFPDQFGGSYPVTLVVTNILGCPDSTTRWVEVRDELLVYVPNTFTPDGDGLNETFRVIGNDIDPDDFEMTIFDRWGAVLFSTTDPAEAWNGTAKNAGGPLVTGVYPYLLRVRSLYSTESREYRGSVNLLK